The proteins below come from a single Geobacillus thermoleovorans genomic window:
- a CDS encoding M20 family metallopeptidase yields the protein MTKEEIKRLVDEVKTDVIAWRRHLHAHPELSFQEEKTAQFVFETLQSFGHLELSRPTKTSVMARLIGQQPGRVVAIRADMDALPIQEENTFEFASKNPGVMHACGHDGHTAMLLGAAKIFAQLRDDIRGEIRFLFQHAEELFPGGAEEMVQAGVMDGVDVVIGTHLWSPLERGKIGIVYGPMMAAPDRFFIRIIGKGGHGAMPHQTIDAIAIGAQVVTNLQHIVSRYVDPLEPLVLSVTQFVAGTAHNVLPGEVEIQGTVRTFDETLRRTVPQWMERIVKGITEAHGASYEFQFDYGYRPVINYDEVTHVIEETARELLGEEAVARLKPNMGGEDFSAFLQKAPGSFFYVGARNEEKGIVYPHHHPRFTIDEDALEIGVQMFVAATLKLLAGAE from the coding sequence ATGACAAAGGAAGAAATCAAACGGCTCGTCGATGAAGTGAAAACGGACGTCATCGCCTGGCGCCGCCATCTGCACGCCCATCCTGAATTGTCGTTCCAAGAGGAGAAAACGGCGCAGTTTGTTTTCGAGACGCTGCAATCATTCGGCCATCTTGAGTTGTCGCGGCCGACGAAAACGAGCGTCATGGCGCGGCTCATTGGCCAACAGCCAGGCCGGGTCGTCGCCATTCGTGCGGATATGGACGCCCTGCCCATTCAAGAGGAAAACACGTTTGAATTTGCCTCCAAAAACCCAGGCGTCATGCATGCGTGCGGGCATGACGGCCATACGGCGATGCTTTTGGGGGCAGCGAAAATTTTCGCCCAGCTGCGCGATGACATTCGCGGTGAAATCCGCTTTTTGTTCCAACACGCGGAAGAATTGTTCCCGGGTGGGGCGGAGGAGATGGTGCAAGCCGGCGTCATGGACGGGGTGGACGTCGTCATCGGCACTCACCTTTGGTCGCCGCTTGAGCGCGGAAAAATCGGCATTGTGTATGGGCCGATGATGGCCGCACCCGACCGCTTTTTCATCCGCATCATCGGCAAAGGCGGCCATGGAGCGATGCCGCACCAAACGATCGATGCGATCGCCATCGGAGCGCAAGTCGTGACGAACTTGCAGCACATCGTCTCGCGCTATGTCGACCCGCTCGAGCCGCTTGTTCTGTCCGTGACGCAATTTGTGGCGGGTACGGCGCATAATGTCCTGCCTGGGGAGGTCGAAATCCAAGGGACAGTGCGCACGTTTGATGAGACGCTGCGGCGCACGGTGCCGCAATGGATGGAGCGCATTGTCAAAGGAATCACCGAAGCGCACGGCGCCTCGTATGAGTTTCAATTTGACTACGGCTACCGCCCGGTCATCAACTACGATGAAGTGACCCACGTCATTGAGGAAACAGCGCGTGAACTATTGGGCGAAGAAGCCGTCGCCCGCTTGAAACCGAACATGGGCGGCGAAGATTTCTCCGCCTTTTTGCAAAAAGCGCCGGGCAGCTTCTTTTACGTCGGCGCCCGAAACGAAGAAAAGGGGATCGTGTACCCGCATCACCATCCGCGCTTTACGATCGACGAAGACGCACTTGAGATTGGCGTGCAAATGTTTGTCGCCGCGACGTTGAAACTGTTGGCGGGGGCGGAATAG
- a CDS encoding Zn-dependent hydrolase has protein sequence MIQGERLWQRLMELGEVGKKPSGGVTRLSFTAEERRAKDLVASYMREAGLFVYEDTAGNLIGRKEGANPDAPVVLVGSHLDSVYNGGCFDGPLGVLAGVEVVQTMNEHGVVTHHPIEVVAFTDEEGARFRFGMIGSRAMAGTLLPEALECRDANGISIAEAMRQTGLDPDRLPQAARKPGTVKAYVELHIEQGRVLEEAGLPVGIVTGIAGLIWVKFIIEGKAEHAGATPMSLRRDPMAAAAQIITMIEEEARRTGTTVGTVGQLHVYPGGINVIPERVEFVLDLRDLKAEVRDQVWNDIASRAETITKERNVRLTTERLQEMAPVLCSEVVKQAAERACKQLGYPPFWLPSGAAHDGVQLAPICPIGMIFVRSQDGVSHSPAEWSTKEDCAVGAEVLYHTVWQLAQGE, from the coding sequence TTGATTCAAGGGGAACGTCTTTGGCAACGGCTCATGGAACTAGGGGAGGTCGGCAAGAAACCAAGCGGCGGCGTCACGCGCCTCTCGTTCACTGCTGAAGAGCGGAGGGCGAAAGACTTGGTCGCTTCCTACATGCGCGAAGCCGGGCTTTTCGTATATGAAGACACGGCTGGCAACTTGATCGGACGGAAAGAAGGGGCGAATCCGGATGCCCCGGTCGTCCTTGTTGGATCTCATCTCGATTCGGTTTACAACGGCGGCTGCTTTGATGGACCGCTCGGGGTGTTGGCCGGCGTGGAAGTTGTTCAGACGATGAACGAGCACGGGGTTGTGACGCACCACCCAATTGAAGTAGTGGCGTTTACGGACGAAGAAGGAGCGCGCTTTCGTTTCGGCATGATCGGAAGCCGGGCGATGGCGGGGACGTTGCTGCCGGAAGCGCTCGAGTGCCGCGACGCGAACGGAATTTCTATTGCGGAAGCGATGAGACAGACGGGGCTTGACCCGGACCGTTTGCCGCAGGCAGCACGAAAACCAGGAACGGTGAAAGCCTATGTCGAACTGCACATCGAACAAGGACGGGTGCTGGAGGAGGCTGGTCTTCCAGTTGGCATCGTCACTGGCATCGCCGGGCTGATTTGGGTGAAGTTTATCATCGAAGGAAAAGCGGAACATGCCGGAGCGACGCCGATGTCATTGCGGCGCGACCCGATGGCGGCAGCCGCCCAGATCATCACAATGATCGAAGAGGAAGCAAGACGAACAGGGACAACGGTCGGTACTGTAGGACAGTTGCATGTATATCCGGGCGGTATTAATGTCATTCCGGAACGGGTCGAATTTGTGCTCGATTTGCGCGACTTGAAGGCTGAGGTGCGCGATCAAGTATGGAATGACATAGCCTCGCGGGCAGAGACGATCACCAAGGAGCGGAACGTTCGCCTCACGACCGAGCGACTGCAAGAAATGGCGCCGGTGTTATGTTCCGAGGTGGTGAAACAGGCCGCGGAAAGAGCGTGCAAGCAGCTCGGGTATCCGCCGTTTTGGCTGCCGAGCGGCGCAGCCCATGACGGCGTACAGTTGGCTCCGATTTGCCCGATCGGGATGATTTTTGTCCGCTCCCAAGACGGGGTGAGTCATAGTCCGGCGGAATGGAGTACTAAAGAAGACTGCGCCGTTGGAGCAGAGGTGCTTTATCATACGGTGTGGCAACTGGCCCAAGGGGAATAA